The genomic stretch ttatcaaagaagaagatgagtatatGATATCACCCTCGTTACAACctatcataattcaatcaaatgatgactctagtttagacgattctgactaccatgattatttataaagatactttggaattgaaatgttttttccttcgttttgtttgcaaaaaatttattttcctttatggtttttgcttagAAATTTCGTTTcctagaaaaaaaaacggtctcaaaaagggctcagttcatgtctggtacctgtttaaaccaaacgcatTTACAGGCaagtacattttactcgtctatttacgttttataatttaatatttagttgtaGCAAGTAAACGagacataataataattttttttccaagatCCAAGTAGGACTgaaattaagtgcatctgtctaaagaACTGCGTATAATCAAGGATTAAACGACTTACCTTAAGGATGTTCAATCCTAATTATACGATATTGGACACGTCCTCCTAGAACACCCTGTAGTAATACTCCTAATCACTTATCACGCGcaagtttaaagaaaatgattcacCCTCTCGTCGATCCTGCCTGGCTCGTTTCGTTCGTGTGTCATTATACTTCGCCTCTGTACTAAGATCGCCTCTGGGGCGGGTGTACTATTACCTTTCGTATTGACAACCCAAGTCACTTGCTTCCTGGGTGGGTTTGTTCTAGGAGGACGTGTCCAATATCGTATAATTAGGATTGAACATCCTTAAGGTAAGTCGTTTAATCCTTAATTATACTTCTATTGTACACGTCCTCctagaacaccctgtagatGTTTAGAGAAGATTGTAGAGGCGTTCTTGACCAGAATAAAAATAGTCTTATTACAgttctattcatttttatttcccaGAAAAGTAACATTTGTGTAATAAAAAAGTACatcccaaaaattttaaatctaaaattaattataaacccTTTtcgtttttagtattattaataCTATGAACTAACATAACATACTTGCATGAATGAAcaaaacattatatatttttgtcataGAATGCAAAACcgaacaaaaactttttcatttgttttttattaagttttcaatataattagaaaacgtTTCTGTGCCTACCAAAGGCCTGttatagaatttacaaaaagtatCTGACTTTTCAGACCACCCAGCTGCACTTCTTATGCTCTCGATATTTACCCCAGATCTAAGGGCAACCGAAGAAGCAGCGTGTCTGGTACTGTgccctttaaattttttagtgtCAACTCCCCCcatttttaatccatttttgatCCAGCGACAGAGGGTTTGAGTCGTAGCACAATGATATGGTCGTTTGGCACTTAAAATAAGGTAGTCTTCGCTACCCCTGATACTTTTTGTTCGTTCGATATAGTGTAGAATGGTAGAGCAAACGCAAAGCGCTGGATTATCCCTGAAGAAGGAAAACTTTAAGAGTAGTTGAGGTTTTTTCGGCCCCGAGGTTTTCACAatatctgttatttttatttgtattcctGTATCCGAGCTCacaatattacttatttttattttagagaagGTCTGCACCCTTTGGGCTGTGGTCAAGGCTAACAGTACAACTAGCTTTACTGAAAGTTGGCTCATATCAAGAGTATGCAATGGGTAAAGTTTTTCTAACATAATTAGTACCGGAGATGGGTCCCAAGTCTCGTCGTATCTTGGAAAGCTTGGGCGAGTTTTAAAAACCCCTTTCATAAACCGTTCCACAGTGTCTGATTTCCCTGCTTCTGAGATAAGATTTAGTGCAGACTTGTGAGTGTTGATGCTCGATAGCTTGAGccattttgaaattgttgacTTAAAAACTCAAGAATATTGTGAACAGtaggttgaaaaattttttgcttattcCCTTCGAAAAATTCCCACCATTTTGAATATGTTGTATTATACTGCTTGATTGTATTCTCACTAAGAGATTCAAGCATCAGGTCTGCGGCGTTTcctgatatatttttcattttgaaggCTTCCCTGATAAAATCGCGGCTCCCAGGGTAAGTCGGGGCCACAGTGGGTGAGGCTTTCTGAAAGGGGATAAAAGCAAATTAGGACTTGGGTGTAATCTAATTAGTGTGGAACTCATGAGACTTTCTAGTTTTGGAAACCATGGTTGGGATTTCCATATAGGGAAAACTACTATGCATTCTGCTCTATCGCCCTCTATTTTACTTAGAACTTTCGGTAATAAGGCGAACGGGGGAAAAATATATCCTTTAATATTCTCCCAAGAGAGTGTAAATGCATCAACATTTTGGCTTTCGGGGTCAGGGTGccaagaaacaaattttttgcactttttattaAGATAGCTAGCAAATAAGTCTATTTCTGGGCAAcccaatttttaaacaatttgttTGTAGGCTTCGACATTCAATGAGTATTCTGTATCTATTTCTTTGGATCTCGAAGCTTTATCTACCAAAACATTGCTCTCTGTGTTAATATATGaagcaaatattttgatatttctttccTCACACCACTGCCATATGTCCTTAGTTAAATCATTTAGATACTTATACTTAACGCCCCCCATTCGGTTTATGTAGGTCTTGAGACCAAAAAATGTCGCTTTTAATTCTAAGTAATTAATGTGCCTctgtttttcaaatgaatcccAGAAACCATTTGCATTTTGACCATTGTAAAAAGCCCCCCATCCTGAATTGGACGCGTCTGTAAACAACGTATGTGTGTACTTCGGAATTGCAATGCTATTTTCGcaatcttttatattatttaaccaccacaaatattcacttttcagtTTGGgagatattttcataattttatcataCTGCGTGGCTGGACAAATTGAAACCAAGTGACcgacaaatttggaaaaatctctaatttttatttttcgcttttttaaGATTGCTTTTACCATAgcagtaatttttgattttttatctgtAGTTGGACGCATTGTCATTTTTTGTGTGTTAAAAATGAATCCTAggaattttatttctcttttaggAGAGAGgcaacttttttctttatttactaCAAAACCAAGCCTTTGAAGAAGACTACATGTCTGATTTATATTATCCCGGCATTCTGTTTTACTTTTCCCAATGAGCAATGTGTCATCTAAGTAAATTACAGAGGACAGACCTTTCGCCCTTAAATGTTCAATAGctggttttaaaattttggtaaatgCGTAAGGAGCAGTGCCAAGGCCAAAAGGAAGACACTGGAACtctagaattttgtttttgaattgaaatctaAGATACTTTCTCTGCTCAGTGGCTACGGGTATCGAGAAGTATGCGTCTTTCAGTTTGAAATGGGGCGGTGTTATaaatgtatttagttttttaaggTTAAGTATAAACCTGTCGTTGCCGTCGGGtttctttcttaaaaaataactagataAGAATTGCCCATTACATTTAGTCACTTCTTTGACGGCTCCCATATCAATAAGTTTGGTAATGCTGTCTGAATAAGACTTTTCTAGTTTCCCACTTAAATTTGGGGGTTTTTGAGGCCTCTTTTGAACAGGAGTTGCATTAAAAGGTATTCTGTAACCTTTAACCCAACCTAGAATTTTACCGTTGGTTGTTATTTTCTCCCATTCCTCGAAGAAAAGCCTTATTCGTCCAGCCAGTTTTATGTTAGAGGTTACCTCTATATCTGACGACGTCTGTAGGAGCTGTGCTCCTGTATCCGATTTTTCGGAGCCTCTCTCTCGTTCCGGCGCTTGAAGGTCATGGCTTTGCTGGATTTGACTGCTCTCCTCCCTTCTCTGTTTTGTTGTGTCTTCCATCGATCTTTGGAGGCGTAGGTCTTCAGGTTTTTTGAAGTCTGGGGCTTTAGTTCCTTTGCTGCAGTCTCTATATTTTTGGCGGACTTACATTTTTCGCCAAAGTCTTCCCCAAAAAGAGTGGAGTCTCTTAATTGCATAGATGCCACTTTCTGCACCTTCTGATTAAAATTATGGTACAGTAAAAATTTTCTGTGGTTGGTAATGGCGTGGTGAACCGCGCAGAGCATTTTTCCCGCTTCCACCATATTGGTAATATTTGGATCGGGGTCTTCGGCACTATGTTTTGCTTCCAGCATTCTTGAAAGGGCAGTACCAAGCACGGAAATGCTTTTTCCCAACTGATTTTGTAATTCTGCTAAGAAACTATCCTTTTTATTTTCTGAAGCAGAAATGACAGTCTGGACTTCAGGGTTATTTTTTGGGGCTTCCAACAAGGAGCAGTTGCTCGGTACAAGGCtgttttcaaaaagtttagctttTGTTTCCTTGTCTATGCCATTCTGGAGATAGCTTTTCCAGCGGTTGGCTAACTCTGAGGATATTTCCGGTCCATAAATTTTTTCCTCAGTCGGATCCTCCCCAAGAATGGTTTTAATTTCTCCCATTCTAGCGCTTTTATCCGAAGTAGTGCCGGAGCTAGAGGAGTTGCTATCCGCGTATGAAGAGGATTCAGATTCTGA from Diorhabda sublineata isolate icDioSubl1.1 chromosome 5, icDioSubl1.1, whole genome shotgun sequence encodes the following:
- the LOC130444663 gene encoding uncharacterized protein LOC130444663; translation: MPKGKKAEKRKQKVISGIRRKMKRLEEKLREYDSSSESESSSYADSNSSSSGTTSDKSARMGEIKTILGEDPTEEKIYGPEISSELANRWKSYLQNGIDKETKAKLFENSLVPSNCSLLEAPKNNPEVQTVISASENKKDSFLAELQNQLGKSISVLGTALSRMLEAKHSAEDPDPNITNMVEAGKMLCAVHHAITNHRKFLLYHNFNQKVQKVASMQLRDSTLFGEDFGEKYFKKPEDLRLQRSMEDTTKQRREESSQIQQSHDLQAPERERGSEKSDTGAQLLQTSSDIEVTSNIKLAGRIRLFFEEWEKITTNGKILGWVKGYRIPFNATPVQKRPQKPPNLSGKLEKSYSDSITKLIDMGAVKEVTKCNGQFLSSYFLRKKPDGNDRFILNLKKLNTFITPPHFKLKDAYFSIPVATEQRKYLRFQFKNKILEFQCLPFGLGTAPYAFTKILKPAIEHLRAKGLSSVIYLDDTLLIGKSKTECRDNINQTCSLLQRLGFVVNKEKSCLSPKREIKFLGFIFNTQKMTMRPTTDKKSKITAMVKAILKKRKIKIRDFSKFVGHLVSICPATQYDKIMKISPKLKSEYLWWLNNIKDCENSIAIPKYTHTLFTDASNSGWGAFYNGQNANGFWDSFEKQRHINYLELKATFFGLKTYINRMGGVKYKYLNDLTKDIWQWCEERNIKIFASYINTESNVLVDKASRSKEIDTEYSLNVEAYKQIV